A stretch of Fusarium fujikuroi IMI 58289 draft genome, chromosome FFUJ_chr10 DNA encodes these proteins:
- a CDS encoding related to aminotriazole resistance protein produces the protein MATTQTALQTPFETISLENRSQNEDLPETRRAGRVFEADPAFTTSPASRRLIICLLVCANMIQFMSNCITIVGGLPLSKDLGRESGPGKANWMAASYPLTQGAFVLVTGRLGAIYGHSQLTLLGCAIFTLFSLINAFTKTYDSFIAMRALTGVGGGIFMPNAVSIITTMVPPGRSRNVVLGLFAASPPLGGMIGSLITGVFIDNVNRMWLFVLIAGIAAFNLAWLAYLMPKETPVDKGGHIDIPGIILGLGSLLLFNVVCNQAPSAGWNAPYEIALLVLSVVMFLTFLFWEKRYAKDPIMPLSVFQAPTFTALVFVVLLSYMAFGIGLWYSTSWQYLLRRLSVTQIGINWVPFGLSSVLAVFFAAWLIPRVAAQWIMAIGVTVTLVGNILLATMPVQQTYWAQVFPAMILYGFCPDLVYVAAQVIASNSVSRRQQGVASSLIGTLNLYGNSLGQGFAGTIETEVGTNNDDEVRGYRAALYFAAGLAVLGLALDILFVRVPKDQREGWDDPSESGEQELNGMTTAIEGRASLRT, from the exons GACTCATCATCTGTTTGTTGGTTTGTGCAAACATGATCCAG TTCATGTCCAATTGTATCACCATCGTCGGTGGTCTCCCTCTCAGTAAAGACCTGGGGCGTGAATCAGGTCCCGGCAAAGCGAATTGGATGGCCGCTTCATATCC ACTCACTCAAGGTGCATTCGTCCTAGTAACGGGCCGACTGGGCGCCATCTACGGCCATTCTCAACTCACCCTTCTTGGCTGTGCAATCTTCACCCTGTTCTCTCTCATCAATGCATTCACCAAAACCTATGACTCTTTTATCGCCATGCGTGCTTTGACCGGTGTCGGTGGAGGTATCTTTATGCCCAATGCTGTCTCAATTATCACCACCATGGTTCCACCAGGTCGATCGCGAAATGTCGTGTTGGGTTTATTTGCAGCGTCGCCGCCTCTGGGGGGAATGATAGGCTCGTTAATCACGGGTGTCTTCATTGATAATGTGAATAGGATGTGGCTTTTTGTTCTCAT TGCTGGTATTGCGGCTTTCAATCTCGCGTGGTTGGCGTACCTCATGCCCAAGGAAACTCCTGTTGATAAAGGAGGGCATATCGATATTCCTGGAATCATCTTGGGACTTGGAAGCCTACTTCTTTTCAACGTCGTATGCAA CCAAGCACCATCAGCTGGATGGAACGCGCCTTACGAGATAGCCCTGTTGGTTCTTTCTGTGGTAATGTTCCTGACCTTTCTGTTCTGGGAGAAGCGTTATGCCAAAGACCCCATAATGCCGTTGTCAGTCTTTCAAGCACCGACTTTCACAGCTTTGGTCTTCGTTGTGCTCCTG AGCTACATGGCATTCGGGATCGGTCTCTGGTACTCGACGAGTTGGCAGTACCTCCTGCGCAGACTATCTGTCACCCAAATTGGCATTAATTGGGTACCATTCGGGCTAAGCTCTGTGCTTGCCGTGTTTTTCGCAGCATGGCTAATCCCCCGCGTTGCAGCACAGTGGATCATGGCGATCGGGGTGACAGTCACTCTAGTTGGCAATATCCTCCTCGCGACCATGCCAGTGCAACAAACATACTGGGCGCAGGTCTTCCCAGCCATGATTCTCTACGGTTTCTGCCCCGACTTGGTATACGTTGCGGCACAAGTAATCGCGAGCAACAGCGTCAGCCGTCGTCAACAGGGCGTAGCGAGTAGTCTGATCGGAACTCTTAATCTTTACGGAAATAGTTTGGGCCAAGGATTTGCCGGGACGATTGAGACGGAGGTTGGAACGAATAACGATGATGAGGTTAGGGGCTACAGGGCAGCTCTGTACTTTGCAGCTGGCCTGGCagtgcttggcttggctttggaTATCTTGTTTGTCAGGGTGCCGAAGGATCAGCGCGAAGGATGGGATGATCCGTCCGAGAGCGGTGAGCAAGAGCTGAATGGCATGACTACTGCCATCGAGGGACGGGCCTCACTGCGAACTTGA